A window of Sphingorhabdus lacus contains these coding sequences:
- a CDS encoding LysR substrate-binding domain-containing protein: MHPKIDLRQLPPLKALKGFEAATRHQSIRDAADELCLTHPAVSHQVQLIEDALGVSLFAQEGRHIVSTEEGRVLYPYVRAAFESLLEGVEEVHRSALDKPLRVQTYVTASIRWLARRVPQFLADHPEIKLTLNTCAVEWEFDDVHADVGLVYCETAPDPAKYHWVPLYEYALFPVCSPDVAKTLGPNPCARELMAKPLVAIYTEVQNWETWFVSAGEMFKPSVPYLMVDTLAVALEMALNGEGIALVNGPFVDQDLAAGRLVQPIAHKAICPGAWGLICRADMKENLRIRTFMDWITQNVETSRMAFTT; this comes from the coding sequence ATGCATCCAAAGATAGATCTTCGACAATTACCGCCGCTCAAAGCGCTGAAAGGTTTTGAGGCAGCGACGCGGCACCAGAGCATTCGGGATGCCGCTGATGAGCTATGTTTGACGCACCCCGCTGTGAGCCACCAAGTCCAGCTGATCGAGGATGCCCTGGGCGTCAGCCTCTTTGCGCAGGAGGGGAGGCACATCGTTTCGACCGAAGAGGGCAGAGTACTTTATCCCTATGTCCGGGCCGCCTTTGAATCCCTTTTGGAAGGCGTTGAAGAAGTACATCGCAGTGCGCTAGATAAGCCCTTGAGGGTGCAGACTTATGTCACGGCTTCCATTCGCTGGCTCGCAAGGCGCGTTCCTCAATTTCTGGCCGATCATCCCGAGATAAAATTGACACTCAATACCTGTGCGGTCGAGTGGGAATTTGATGATGTCCATGCCGATGTAGGATTGGTCTATTGCGAAACCGCGCCGGACCCCGCCAAATATCATTGGGTGCCGCTTTACGAATATGCGCTTTTCCCTGTGTGCAGTCCGGATGTGGCAAAGACACTAGGGCCAAATCCCTGCGCCCGCGAACTCATGGCAAAGCCTCTTGTTGCGATCTATACCGAGGTCCAGAACTGGGAAACATGGTTTGTTTCAGCGGGCGAAATGTTCAAACCGTCGGTACCCTATCTGATGGTCGACACCTTGGCGGTTGCGCTCGAAATGGCGTTGAATGGTGAGGGCATTGCTCTAGTGAATGGTCCGTTTGTCGATCAAGACCTCGCCGCTGGCCGCCTGGTTCAGCCGATCGCCCATAAGGCAATCTGCCCCGGTGCATGGGGATTAATCTGCCGTGCCGACATGAAAGAAAATCTGCGTATCCGCACGTTCATGGATTGGATCACGCAAAATGTCGAAACCAGCCGAATGGCCTTTACGACCTAG
- a CDS encoding NAD(P)-dependent oxidoreductase, which translates to MKIGFIGLGNVGGKLAGSLIRNGHDVTVRDLDDSLVAEYVGRGAKSATSPKELGEMVDLIVTCLPSPAASSAVAEGEDGFLQVMHPGQVWLEMSTTDYSEIIRLGALVEARGAMFMECPVSGGCHRADTGNIAIFAGGPRAAFEFVLPVLTTMGRRILHTGDLGTASQLKVMTNYLCTVHLVALAEALTTCKAIGLDMNTTYEAIRISSGNSFVHETESQVILNGSRDINFTMDLVSKDVGLFDKIAHEAKVPVELSPLIVKIFKEGEAAFGSREFSPNIIRRYEEPLGIKVLGTGFPAEMVDDEPEEPGYEVVAKR; encoded by the coding sequence ATGAAAATTGGATTTATCGGCCTTGGTAATGTCGGCGGAAAGCTCGCCGGAAGCCTCATCCGGAACGGCCATGACGTTACCGTTCGCGATCTCGATGACAGTCTTGTCGCCGAATATGTCGGGCGCGGGGCAAAGTCGGCGACGTCTCCCAAAGAATTGGGAGAGATGGTCGACTTGATCGTGACGTGCCTGCCGTCCCCAGCGGCTAGTTCTGCCGTGGCCGAAGGCGAAGATGGATTTCTTCAAGTAATGCATCCGGGCCAAGTTTGGCTGGAAATGAGCACCACCGATTATAGCGAAATTATTCGCCTCGGTGCCTTGGTCGAAGCGCGTGGGGCGATGTTTATGGAATGCCCTGTTTCGGGCGGCTGCCATCGTGCCGACACCGGAAATATTGCCATATTCGCAGGCGGCCCAAGAGCGGCTTTTGAATTTGTCCTTCCTGTTTTGACAACAATGGGCCGCCGGATATTGCACACAGGTGATTTGGGGACGGCATCGCAATTGAAGGTAATGACCAATTATCTATGCACCGTGCATTTGGTTGCACTGGCGGAAGCTTTGACGACATGCAAAGCCATCGGCCTCGATATGAACACAACCTATGAAGCGATCCGCATTTCTTCAGGGAACAGTTTTGTCCATGAAACTGAAAGCCAGGTCATCCTGAACGGCAGCCGCGATATCAACTTCACGATGGATCTGGTCAGCAAAGATGTTGGCCTGTTCGATAAAATTGCCCATGAAGCGAAGGTTCCTGTCGAACTGTCCCCTTTGATTGTCAAAATCTTCAAGGAAGGCGAGGCGGCCTTTGGTTCGCGCGAGTTCTCGCCGAACATTATCCGCCGCTATGAAGAGCCTCTGGGCATAAAGGTGCTTGGAACAGGCTTCCCTGCAGAAATGGTCGACGATGAGCCCGAAGAGCCTGGATATGAGGTCGTCGCCAAACGCTAG
- a CDS encoding lysophospholipid acyltransferase family protein — protein MSTISISLPKAEPQAYLLCAMRIIWIALPLLFLLPLHLVWHLLKLPSPWAMLFLRIAARALGARVKVHGTPLRRDVFFVANHLSWHDIPILAGITGTAFVAQDGVRDWPIIGWLATLNRTIFVSRTEKQNVAGQVAELREAIAENWSVTLFPEGTTSDGRQLLPFKQSLFATLAPPPKPMLIQPVLLDFGDAGPDIAWLGEETGWESAWRAFTRPGTYDVGVHFLEPFNPAEMADRKVVCALSRARLASALSATLGYTVT, from the coding sequence ATGTCTACAATCTCCATTTCGCTCCCGAAGGCAGAGCCTCAGGCCTATTTGCTCTGCGCGATGCGGATCATCTGGATTGCTCTCCCGTTACTATTCTTGCTGCCCTTGCATCTTGTCTGGCACCTGCTGAAGCTGCCGTCGCCGTGGGCTATGCTTTTCTTGCGGATCGCTGCCCGCGCATTGGGGGCCCGTGTAAAAGTCCATGGAACCCCGCTGCGTCGTGATGTTTTCTTCGTCGCCAACCATCTGTCATGGCACGATATTCCCATATTGGCAGGTATCACCGGAACGGCCTTTGTGGCGCAGGACGGTGTTCGCGACTGGCCGATTATCGGATGGCTTGCGACGCTCAACCGTACTATTTTTGTTAGCCGGACCGAAAAGCAGAATGTCGCAGGGCAAGTGGCCGAACTGCGCGAGGCCATTGCGGAGAACTGGTCTGTTACCTTGTTTCCGGAAGGTACAACCTCGGACGGGCGTCAGTTGCTGCCTTTCAAACAGTCGCTATTCGCAACGCTGGCCCCACCACCAAAGCCGATGCTCATTCAACCCGTGCTTCTCGATTTTGGCGATGCTGGCCCAGATATCGCTTGGCTTGGGGAAGAAACGGGCTGGGAAAGCGCATGGCGTGCCTTTACGCGTCCCGGAACCTATGACGTCGGCGTCCATTTTCTAGAGCCTTTCAACCCGGCCGAAATGGCTGACCGTAAAGTAGTCTGCGCTCTTTCCAGAGCGCGTCTTGCATCCGCCTTGTCCGCGACACTCGGCTATACAGTTACGTGA